Part of the Ignavibacteriales bacterium genome is shown below.
GCGTACCCGTCTGATCGAGACGGTCGCTTCCGGGATCCACGCCGACCTCACACTGGGAGAAATTGAAGGCAACCTTTTCACGGGGTTCCACGCAGAGAATGTCGTTCTCAGTCGTGATGGGGACTCACTCCTCACTGTGAAAAGGGTCGACGCGAAGTACGATCCGTTGAGCCTGCTTGCCAAGAACGTCTCTGTTTCACGTATTACCCTGACGAGCCCTGTTATCGATCTGAAGCGCTCCAAACAGGGCATGTGGAATGTCGAGCCCCTTTTTCGGTCTTCTTCGAAGGACAGCACCTCTTCATCCTGGACAATCAATCTCAAGCAAATACAGATTCTGCAGGGCAAAGTGCACCTTTTCGATTCGCTCGATCTGGCCGCCCGGGAAGCCGATAGCTCGCTGCAGATCTGGCCGGGGAGAATTGACTACGCGAATCTCGACCTCGATTCCCTTCATCTTGATGCGGGTTTGCATATTCACTCACGCCGGATTCAACTCGCCCTTCGATCGTTTGCCTGCAATCTGCTTCAACCCCGGTTTCAGATCAGGGAGCTCACGGGTGATTTTCTTCTTGCCCCGGCGACTGTCGCGGTCCAGAAGCTCAGCCTCCTGACTGGAAGATCACACGTCAAACTGGATGCGCGACTGGACAGCGTCGACATCACAGGCGTCAAGGACCTCGCGCAGCTTGAGTTGGCACCACTCTCTGCGCATCTCAGCATCGGACGACTCGATTTCGGAGAATTGAAGCAATTTGTCGGAAGACCGGTCGCATTCCTCGAACAGGAAGTTGCAGGTCAGGTCGACATTGAAGGGCGATTTGGATCGATGGATGTGCGCAATGTGACCTTGCACACCGGTGCTACATCGGTAAGGATCGCAGGCACGCTGACCAACTCTCATCATCCTCAGGATCTCGAGCTTGACCTCGCCTGTGTCAGGAACAGGATCGACCCCGACGATATCCATCGCTTGATGCCCACGCTTCGCCTGCCCGATCTCTCTGCCTTCGGGCCGGTGGAATATGACCTTCGGTTCAAAGGCAAGCCCCTCGCTTTCAATGTCCGCGTCGCAAGCAGCTCGCGGGTGGGGAACATTGATGTCGATGGGACCCTTGATCTCCGTGAGCCTCTGATCTCGTATGACGGTGTTCTGAGAACTTCCGATTTCAATCTTGCCCGGCTGGCAGGCGACAGCTCGCTCGTGAGCAGAATCAGATCAACAATCACATTCCAGGGAAGAGGTGTCCGTCTCTCCGAGATGACGGGAGTTGTACGTGCGGAAATTGATTCATCGGATTTCTACGGACTCCCACTGACCCGTTCGATCGTCGTTGTCGACGTCGTTGATCGTACGGTGCGTCCACGTGTATCTCTCCATCTTGGTTCAGCCAGAATTGATCTCGGCGGGACGCTCCAGATGAAGCCGAAGGATCTGGTGGGATATGACATCTCCGGTCGCATCAACTCACTGAACCTGGCCGACATTACGAAGAACGACGACCATACGAGCGACATATCGTTTGACGTGCAGGCACAAGGGGACTTAAAGTCGTTGCGGGCAATCTCGGGGCGCGGCGCGTTAAATGTGTTCCGTTCGTCGATTGATACCGTACAATTTGCCGGAGGACCTGCAGCCATCCGGATCAACACGCTTGATGCGAGTCCGCAGACCCTTTCCGTCACCTCGGATATCTTTGATCTCGACGTGAATGGGCGGTTCACCCCGGCCACAGTGGCGACCGCTCTTGTACGAGGTGGCACGCTGATTGGCGAAGCGATAGCATACCGTATCAACTCCCTCGACGCGTTGCGCAATGCTGCGGGCGATCAACAGGCGGTGAAGGATTTCCACACGATGGTCTCGTCCATTCGCGATACCGTGGATTATTCATTTTCAGTGAATCTCAAGGACTGTTACCCCATTGGTATAGCACTCGGAAGAGAACTAGAAGGAAGCCTCGGAATCAACGGCCGCGTTCGCGAGGAAGCACAGGGAATACAACTCAGTGCGAAGGCGAAGGTTGAGGTATTTCGTTACGGCGATGAGAAATTGAACCTCGGGATGGAGATGGGGACGGTCTCATTCAGCGCCGATGGACTTTCGACGAGGGATCTGCTTCATTCGATGAAATTGTCGTTGGGGGCGAAGGCGAAACGATTCGATGTTCAGGGCCTTCAAACCGCGAACCTCGCAATTGACCTGAATATGCTCGCAGATTCGAGCCATTTTGCAGTTGAGGCGATGCTTGATTCCGTGGTGACAGTGCGGGGGCGTGGGTCGGCTCACTACGTCGATCGACTCTTCGCGTTCACTTTAGACCGACTCCAGGCGCAGTTCACTTCTCATGACTTTATAAACTCGGGGCCAGTCATTTTCAAAGTGGGAAAAGACGGGCTTCAGATCTCGAATTTCCTTCTGCACCATGAAGACGAGGAAGTGAGCGTTGCAGGGCTATTCAATTCCGGGGGAACGTCGAATCTCGCCGCTTCGGTCCACAACGTTTTAGTCAACAACATACCGAAAGTGGTTCGACGGACTGCCTCCATTGAATCACTGCCGCCGATGAGTGGCATTGTGAATGCAAATGCCACGTTCGATGGAAGTCTTGAGAAGCCGAGGTTCTCCCTCGACATGAATGCGACAGGCGTTCACTATCAACAGCGGCCATTTGGTACGGTGCAGATCCGCTCTTCATACGCTGATCGTCTTCTGACAATTTTCGCTCAGCTCCAAAGTCAGCCAGACAGCATGACATCGACGCCCGAATTGCTCGTGAACGGCACCGTCCCTTATGATCTCTCTCTCACGGGAGAATCCAATGGAAAGCTCGAAGGGGAGATGAACCTTGATGTTCAATCCAAAGACTTCCGGCTCGAATTTCTTGATCCGTTCATACCCGAGCTAAGCAATCTCAGCGGCCATCTGGTCTGTGATGTGAAATTGCGCGGAACGGTTGAATCTCCTGCGTATGCAGGATCCATGGTTATTCAGAATGCACGATTTCTCTTCGATCCGCTTGGAATCCAATATCTCGTGGATGGTAGACTTGTTCCGAACGGAAGGCAAATCGCGTTCGAGAATGCGACCGTTCGAAACATTCCTGAAGATCGGCCGGATGGGAAGCTGAATCTTTCAGGGAGTTTTTCGCTCGAGGGGCTCAAGATCAAGGATTTTGACCTCGTGGCAAACGGGCAGTTGCTTGTGATGAAGGAGAGCGCGAGGCGGTCAAACCAGGGACTCTATGGAGATCTCGTTCCCGGCACTGGCCCCCTTGGCATCACCTGGAAAGGAAGCCCATCCCGTTCCTTTGTCAGCGGCGAGGTTTTCACCAAGTACGCAAACCTCACATTGCCTCCGGCGGTGCAAACGCAGGATCTCCCCAACAGGAGCATCGAAGTCAAGGTGATTGACGACCTGAAAAAGGATTCTGCCTCGACCCAGATGAAGGAGGGCCAATCGGGACCCGCCGTAAAAACTGCGACTCTTCGCTCAGCCAAAGCGCTGGCCGCCGTCCAGGAGGAACCGGCTCCCTCTCAGAAGTCGTTTCTTGATAATATCGTCTACAACCTGGCGATCGAAACCCAGGGTGTTACGCAGCTCAGGTTCGTCTTCAGCAATTTCACAAACGAGCAATTGCTGGCCGAGCTGAAGGGGAGAACCGTTTTTACCCGGGATGGCGATCAAATGCATTTGACTGGAGAGCTCGAGCTGGGGAATAGGTCGTACTATAACAACTTCAAGAAACTGGACGCGACGGGGCGAGTCAATTTCACAGGCGATCCCGTCAACCCTGAGCTTGATGTGGTGGCAACGTATGAAGGAGTTGGTACGAGGGGTCCCAGTGGATCCTCCAAAGTCGTCGTCAAAGTCTTCATCACCGGCACAAGGGACCAACCCAAAGTGAAAATGGGGCTTGCTGAATATGATCAGCTTGGCAACCTGATGAAGGAAAGGCCCGATAAGGAAGGAGATGCAATCGCGTTCCTCGTCACCGGATCGTTCCGTGATGAACTTACGCAACAGGACAAACTATCCCTCGCCGGATCATCAGTGTTGGGCGGAGTCGCCTCATCAATTCTCTCTGGTCCATTGACCGACCTTCTGCGCAAGGAATTCGGTATTGTCCGGTCTGTAGATGTTCTCTACTATGGGGGTGGCACGCTCCAGGAATCAGCCGATGTGCGGTTGACAGGAGAACTGGGTGATGCCGTGTTCCGGTTGGGGGGGCGGGTCCTGAGCGATCTGAACAACACGAATATCAGCATGCAGCTTCCCATGAGCGCCATCGTGGGCTCCGAAAAATGGCGTAATCTTGTGCTGGAAGCCGAACGGACCGTGCAGGGCATCGAAACCGTTGACCAGCGCAGAGAATCAAAAGGTGTCCGGCTCCTGTACAGAATTATTTTCTGATTGTCAAACTATTTGACGTACCCAAGCGTCTAATCTCATATCAACCGAGGCTCATATCATCGAAACCGTTGAGAACAAAATCCTGGCCTTTCTGGCGCGGTATCCAAACGAGGCTTTCAAATCGAAAGAACTTGCCCGTCGTCTCAGCTTCAAGTCGCAGCAGGACTACCAGATATTCAAAGAGGCGCTTCGCGTGCTGGTGAATGCGAACAAAGTGAAGCGAATCAAAGGGGGAAGGTTCGGTCATTTTGAAATCCCCCAGAGTGTCGCGGGGATTTTCAAGATGACGAAACAGGGATTCGGTACTGTGCTCGCGGAAGGGAGCGGCGATGTCGTTTCCATCGCTCCCCGAGACAGGGGTATGGCCGTCCACGGAGACACGGTGGAGGTTTCTCTGTTCGCTCAGTCGTCCAAGCGCTTGGAGAAGGGACAGCCGCGCGAAGGTGAAGTCATCAAGATCGTTCAACGCGGAAGAACCGAACTTGTCGGTACACTGGAGCGCAGCAAAAACTTCTTCATCGTCATACCCGATGACCGCAAGATCGCGCGCGATGTTTTTGTCGACAAGGAGTTTCTCAACAAGGCGGTACCCGGCGACAAGGTCGTCGTCAAGATCGAGGAGTGGGGAGTCGGTCATTTAAATCCCGAGGGACGCGTCGTCGAGGTCCTCGGAAAGGCGGGGGAGGTATCCGCCGAGCTGAAGTCAGTTATCCGCGAGTTCAAGCTCCCGCTTCATTTTCCGCCCGAGGTCATGCGAGAGGCGGAGTCCCTGCCGGCAGCGATTCCGGATTCGGAGATCATGGAGCGGCTCGATCTTCGAGGCGAATTGTGTTTCACCATCGATCCGGAGGACGCCAAGGATTTCGATGACGCGGTGTCGTTAACCGAGCTTCCGGGAGGTGATTGCCGTTTGGGCGTTCACATCGCCGATGTGTCGTTCTATGTGAAAGAAGGGGGTGAGGTGGACCGTGAAGCGCTCAAGCGGGGAACGAGCGTATACTTTCCGAATATGGTGGTCCCCATGATTCCCGAACGTTTGTCCAACATGCTCTGCAGTCTTCGGCCAGACGAGGACCGGCTTACGTATTCTGTCCTCATGACCGTCACGGCGAAGGGGACGGTGAAGGACTATGACATCGTCGAATCGATCATTCGGAGCAAGCGGCGGTTTTCGTATGAAGAAGTCGAGAAGCTCCTCGATGTCCCGGCAGGCCAGACATCCGGCGCCGGAGTAGACGAAAAGACGCTCGCGTCGGTGCATGCAATGCAGAAGCTCAGCACGATGTTGACGAAGAAGAGGCTTAAGGAGGGAAGCATAGATTTCGAAACGGCGGAAGCGAAGTTCTATTTTGACGCGGAGGGAAAACCTTCGGAGATTCACAAGAAAGCCCGATTGCGCAGCCACCGGTTGGTGGAGGAATTCATGCTTCTGGCCAACCAGGTCGTGGCCCGGCATATTGGCCTTGCGAAGAAGGAAGACCATCGGAAGCCGTTTCTTTATCGTATTCATGATTCACCCGATCCTGACCGGATCCGTGAGCTTGCGGCGTTCGTCGAGCCGTTCGGGTACAAGCTCCGTGTCGATGTCGGCGTTCCGTCGAAGGATTTGCAGAAACTGCTTGACCAGGTTCAGGGTACCGAGGTGGAAAACGTGATCAACAAGGTCGCGTTGCGCGCGATGGCGAAAGCCATCTATTCCGAGCAGAACATCGGTCACTATGGACTCGGGTTTGAGTACTATTCACATTTTACGTCTCCGATTCGTCGCTATCCGGATCTCGTCATTCACAGGCTCCTGAAAGACTATGCCAGGTCTGCGTCGGTCGAGCGTCGGAATGAGATTGCGAAACGTCTGCCGTTCATTGCGAAGCAATCGTCGGCGATGGAGCGGGTGGCGATGGAGGCAGAACGGGCGGGGGTGAAAGTGATGCAGGTGGAGTTCATGAAGCGGCACGTCGGCGACGAGTTTCATGGGGTCATCTCGGGCGTGATGCGTTTTGGCATCTTCATCGAAATCACCGATCTCCTTGTCGAAGGGCTCGTCCATGTCAGGGATCTCAATGATGACTACTATGAATACGACGAGAAAAAGTACGCTCTCATCGGAAGCAGGACGGGGAAACGGTACCGCCTTGGCGACGCAGTGCAGGTGAAGGTGCTACGGGTCAATCCCGAGGAACGGGAGATAGACTTCGCTATCCTCGGATCTGAACAGGATGAGGCGCCCCCTCAACGCAGGCGCCGCAGGTAATCCGGTGGAACCGATAGAGCCGCTGCTGTTGTTGAAGAGAAGGGGGCTGAATTGTATCTCGGGGTGATGTTCTCTACAATCCATTCAATCTGAAAGACCGGAGTATCACAGTGGGAGTGTGTATGAAAAGGATCGCAGTTGTTGGTGCCCTGATGCTGATTGCGTCGAGCCTGGCGGTGAGCCAAAATTCCGTGTACGGCAAGAACAAGGTGCAGTACAAGGATTTCCAATGGGAATACATCCAGACGAGCCACTTCGACATCTACTACTCCCAGAACGGGTATGAGCTCGCCGAGTTCACCGCGGACGCGGCTGAGGATGCGTACGAATCCATCCGGAAGATTCTTCGGTACGACATCAACAACCGTATTCCCATGGTGGTCTACAACTCTCATAACGAGTTTCAGCAGACGAATGTCATTGATGAGTACCTGGAGGAGGGGATCGGGGGAGTCACAGAGCTCTTCAAGAATCGGGTCGTTATCCCGTTCGAAGGCAACTACAGTCAGTTCCGGCACGTGATTCACCATGAGCTGGTGCATGCGGTCCTGAACGACATGTTCTACGGCGGATCGATACAGTCCATCATCTCGAGCCGTTCGCCATTCCAGCTTCCGCTCTGGATGAACGAAGGATTCGCGGAGTATGCGTCGATGAAATGGGAAACAAACTCCGATATGTTCATCCGCGATGCGACGATTCAGAACTATCTTCCCCCCATTGATTTTCTGAACGGCTATTTCGCATATCGGGGCGGCCAGTCTGTTTGGTACTACATTGCGAACAAGTACGGTGAGCAGAAGATCAGCGAAATCATGAACCGCATGAAGAGCACCCGGAGCGTCGAGCAGGGGCTCAAAAGCACCATCGGATTGACGCTCAAAGAGCTTTCTGAGCGGTGGCAGAAGGAGCAGAAGGTCATCTACTGGCCCGACATCGCCAAGCGGGAAGAAGCGGCTGATTTTGCCCGCCGGCTCACCGACCACACGAAAGACGGCAGCTTTTACAATACGAGTCCGGCGATTTCGCCGCAGGGGGACAAGATTGCGTTCATTTCCGACCGCAATGACTTTTTCGATGTCTTCCTCATGTCCGCAATCGACGGCCAGATCCTTGACAAAGTCGTGAGCGGTCAACGGACAAGTGATTTTGAAGAACTCCACCTGTTGACACCGGGAATCGCGTGGTCACCGGACGGCAAGAAAATCGCCTTCGGTGTCAAGGCCGGTGGATCGGATGCCATTGCGATCGTCGATGTGAACTCCGGAAGCAAAGAGAAGCTCGAGCTCGGGCTCGACGGGATCTTTTCTGTGAACTGGTCCAGTGACGGCACGATGCTGGCCTTCCAGGGAATGAAGGGACCCCGTTCTGACATTTATGTGTATGAGTTCGGGACAAAGAAACTGACCAACCTCACGGGGGACGTGTTCACGGATCTCGACCCGGCTTTTTCCCCCGACGGCAAGACGGTCTATTTCACATCGGACAGACGCGATTTTACTTCGCCCGGGAAGATCGTGCCGGGATTAAAGATGTCGCAGATCGACTATAGCCAGCTTGATATCTACGCCGTCGATGTCCAGACTCGCGTGATCCGACGCATCACTGACCTGCCGAATTCTCATGAGACGTCGCCGGTTGTTTCGCCGGACGGAAAGAAGCTGCTCTATATCTCGGACCGGAGCGGCATCAACAATGTGTACGAGAGGAACCTTGAAACGGGAACCGACCGGCCGATCACAAACTCGCTGTCGGGCATCTACCAGTTGACACTTTCGCATGACGGCTCTAAGCTTGTCTTCTCGTCGCTGCATCAGGCCGGGTTCGATGTGTTCCTGATGCGTTCGCCATTGGAACGCAAGCTCAGTGTGGCGGAGCTGGAACCAACGGAATTCATCAAACGGAAACTTGAACTTCCGCGCGCGGAAAAACCTCAC
Proteins encoded:
- a CDS encoding AsmA family protein yields the protein MRKFFRTTYALAVIVLFVVVAVLGFTQTKVFRSYLRTRLIETVASGIHADLTLGEIEGNLFTGFHAENVVLSRDGDSLLTVKRVDAKYDPLSLLAKNVSVSRITLTSPVIDLKRSKQGMWNVEPLFRSSSKDSTSSSWTINLKQIQILQGKVHLFDSLDLAAREADSSLQIWPGRIDYANLDLDSLHLDAGLHIHSRRIQLALRSFACNLLQPRFQIRELTGDFLLAPATVAVQKLSLLTGRSHVKLDARLDSVDITGVKDLAQLELAPLSAHLSIGRLDFGELKQFVGRPVAFLEQEVAGQVDIEGRFGSMDVRNVTLHTGATSVRIAGTLTNSHHPQDLELDLACVRNRIDPDDIHRLMPTLRLPDLSAFGPVEYDLRFKGKPLAFNVRVASSSRVGNIDVDGTLDLREPLISYDGVLRTSDFNLARLAGDSSLVSRIRSTITFQGRGVRLSEMTGVVRAEIDSSDFYGLPLTRSIVVVDVVDRTVRPRVSLHLGSARIDLGGTLQMKPKDLVGYDISGRINSLNLADITKNDDHTSDISFDVQAQGDLKSLRAISGRGALNVFRSSIDTVQFAGGPAAIRINTLDASPQTLSVTSDIFDLDVNGRFTPATVATALVRGGTLIGEAIAYRINSLDALRNAAGDQQAVKDFHTMVSSIRDTVDYSFSVNLKDCYPIGIALGRELEGSLGINGRVREEAQGIQLSAKAKVEVFRYGDEKLNLGMEMGTVSFSADGLSTRDLLHSMKLSLGAKAKRFDVQGLQTANLAIDLNMLADSSHFAVEAMLDSVVTVRGRGSAHYVDRLFAFTLDRLQAQFTSHDFINSGPVIFKVGKDGLQISNFLLHHEDEEVSVAGLFNSGGTSNLAASVHNVLVNNIPKVVRRTASIESLPPMSGIVNANATFDGSLEKPRFSLDMNATGVHYQQRPFGTVQIRSSYADRLLTIFAQLQSQPDSMTSTPELLVNGTVPYDLSLTGESNGKLEGEMNLDVQSKDFRLEFLDPFIPELSNLSGHLVCDVKLRGTVESPAYAGSMVIQNARFLFDPLGIQYLVDGRLVPNGRQIAFENATVRNIPEDRPDGKLNLSGSFSLEGLKIKDFDLVANGQLLVMKESARRSNQGLYGDLVPGTGPLGITWKGSPSRSFVSGEVFTKYANLTLPPAVQTQDLPNRSIEVKVIDDLKKDSASTQMKEGQSGPAVKTATLRSAKALAAVQEEPAPSQKSFLDNIVYNLAIETQGVTQLRFVFSNFTNEQLLAELKGRTVFTRDGDQMHLTGELELGNRSYYNNFKKLDATGRVNFTGDPVNPELDVVATYEGVGTRGPSGSSKVVVKVFITGTRDQPKVKMGLAEYDQLGNLMKERPDKEGDAIAFLVTGSFRDELTQQDKLSLAGSSVLGGVASSILSGPLTDLLRKEFGIVRSVDVLYYGGGTLQESADVRLTGELGDAVFRLGGRVLSDLNNTNISMQLPMSAIVGSEKWRNLVLEAERTVQGIETVDQRRESKGVRLLYRIIF
- the rnr gene encoding ribonuclease R is translated as MARYPNEAFKSKELARRLSFKSQQDYQIFKEALRVLVNANKVKRIKGGRFGHFEIPQSVAGIFKMTKQGFGTVLAEGSGDVVSIAPRDRGMAVHGDTVEVSLFAQSSKRLEKGQPREGEVIKIVQRGRTELVGTLERSKNFFIVIPDDRKIARDVFVDKEFLNKAVPGDKVVVKIEEWGVGHLNPEGRVVEVLGKAGEVSAELKSVIREFKLPLHFPPEVMREAESLPAAIPDSEIMERLDLRGELCFTIDPEDAKDFDDAVSLTELPGGDCRLGVHIADVSFYVKEGGEVDREALKRGTSVYFPNMVVPMIPERLSNMLCSLRPDEDRLTYSVLMTVTAKGTVKDYDIVESIIRSKRRFSYEEVEKLLDVPAGQTSGAGVDEKTLASVHAMQKLSTMLTKKRLKEGSIDFETAEAKFYFDAEGKPSEIHKKARLRSHRLVEEFMLLANQVVARHIGLAKKEDHRKPFLYRIHDSPDPDRIRELAAFVEPFGYKLRVDVGVPSKDLQKLLDQVQGTEVENVINKVALRAMAKAIYSEQNIGHYGLGFEYYSHFTSPIRRYPDLVIHRLLKDYARSASVERRNEIAKRLPFIAKQSSAMERVAMEAERAGVKVMQVEFMKRHVGDEFHGVISGVMRFGIFIEITDLLVEGLVHVRDLNDDYYEYDEKKYALIGSRTGKRYRLGDAVQVKVLRVNPEEREIDFAILGSEQDEAPPQRRRRR
- a CDS encoding biopolymer transporter Tol produces the protein MKRIAVVGALMLIASSLAVSQNSVYGKNKVQYKDFQWEYIQTSHFDIYYSQNGYELAEFTADAAEDAYESIRKILRYDINNRIPMVVYNSHNEFQQTNVIDEYLEEGIGGVTELFKNRVVIPFEGNYSQFRHVIHHELVHAVLNDMFYGGSIQSIISSRSPFQLPLWMNEGFAEYASMKWETNSDMFIRDATIQNYLPPIDFLNGYFAYRGGQSVWYYIANKYGEQKISEIMNRMKSTRSVEQGLKSTIGLTLKELSERWQKEQKVIYWPDIAKREEAADFARRLTDHTKDGSFYNTSPAISPQGDKIAFISDRNDFFDVFLMSAIDGQILDKVVSGQRTSDFEELHLLTPGIAWSPDGKKIAFGVKAGGSDAIAIVDVNSGSKEKLELGLDGIFSVNWSSDGTMLAFQGMKGPRSDIYVYEFGTKKLTNLTGDVFTDLDPAFSPDGKTVYFTSDRRDFTSPGKIVPGLKMSQIDYSQLDIYAVDVQTRVIRRITDLPNSHETSPVVSPDGKKLLYISDRSGINNVYERNLETGTDRPITNSLSGIYQLTLSHDGSKLVFSSLHQAGFDVFLMRSPLERKLSVAELEPTEFIKRKLELPRAEKPHEVFATATPKDTVAIRDNIVIVQDTTQEPTKYQANSKVDLKNYVFSPETMRDTIVSAKPAMRLEIANNRDAEGNYVPRKYKLNFTPDLVYGTAGYSTFYGIEGQTVFAFSDMLGDHQIVLQTNLLLDLKNSDYGLTYLYLPNRIDYGFQGFHTARFLYLDDQYGNVFLYRFRSWAVGGVASYPLDRFNRLDLSVNWLNLSRDNLDDPTEPSQIRSLIMPSLSYVNDNSIWQGGWFAPNNGSRFHATVYGSAKISDEALDVQTFTFDYRSYNKLGKELLFVYRLAGGASYGKDRQAFFIGGTEGWINRRFDQGGQVPIVNVEDYAFLTPVLPVRGFDYNALNGTRFGVANLELRFPLVRYLIFGALPIGFQNMLGAAFVDVGSAWSNTKSWRAFQSTPDGVQRKDLLIGTGFGARFFFFGFPLRIDCAWSYNGSGFSEPMWYFSLGPEF